From the genome of Desulfomonile tiedjei:
TCCGATCATCTTGTCTTTTTTGTCGCGGAGCGGGGCCGACACCGTGATGCAGAGAGCGCCGGTAATGCGGGATGTGAAAGGTCCTACAACGTGGATCTTGCCGTCTTTGACCGGTTTGATGAACCACGGTCGATCCGAGAAGTCTTCCTTTTCCTTGATTATTTCAGCGTACTTGGCCTTGTCCGTTATGTCGGTAATATTTGCCGTGACCTTCTTGCCGTCCATGTCCGCTACGTAGCAATACTGGATAAAAGGGTATTTCCTTAGAAAATCCGTCATAACCTTTTCCATGGTCGCGGGCGCGTTGGATTTCATCTCCCGTGTTTCGGTGAAACGTTCCACAATCTTGAACGCCATTTCCCTGGCAATAAGCTTCATCCGATCCCAGTCGGAGATGAAGAGTTCGGGCATGTAACGCTTGACAAGAGCGGTCATCTCTTTGTCCGACATGGATGTAACTCTGCCCTTGTCGTATTGCTCCGTGATGATGTCGTAGATTCTCGAGATCGCAGGATGGCTTTTGTCAACTCTATCGTCTTTTACTATGTCGAGCTTCGCGTTTATCCAGTGCGCGATGCCGGCCAGTCCTGACTTGTCGGTAATATTGACCACAGGAGCGCGGCCCAGGATCTTTGTTGTATCAAAAACATTGTAGATTTCTTCGTTCTTGAGCACACCGTCCGCGTGGACACCCGCGCTGGTCGCATTGAAGGCCTTCCCCACCAGCGGATAGTTCTCCGGGATGTGGTGTCCCAATTCCCGCTCGAAGTACTCCGCAACCTGCGTAATCGCAAGGGTGTCCATGCCGTCGGATTGGCCGCGCAGAGACATGTATTCGATTACCAGCGCTTCCAGCGGCGTGTTCCCGGTCCTCTCGCCGATGCCGAGCAGGGTGCCGTTCACCGAGGTGCATCCGTAAAGCCACGCATTGACCGCGTTGGTGAGCCCTTTGTGAAAATCATTGTGCCCGTGCCACTCCATTAGGTCTTCCGGCACGTTGGCATCGTCGATGAACGCCCTTATCAGCTTGGGAACGCTTCTCGGAAGAGCAGCGCCCGGGTATGTGACGCCGAATCCCATGGTGTCGCAAAGTCGTATCTTGATGTCCACCCCGGATTCCTCGCGAATCTCCATGAGCTTCTGAGCAAGCGGCACGCAAAAGCCGTATATGTCGGCTCTCGTGATGTCCTCGAAGTGGCATCTCGGGATAATGCCTTTTTCCAGCGTCGCGTGGACCATGTCCAGATACTTGTGCATGGCCTTGCGGCGGTCCAGTCCCATTTTGAGGAATATATGATAATCCGATACCGATGTGAGAATGCCTGTCTCGGGTATGCCCATGGCGCGCACATTGGCCAAATCTTTTTTCTGGGCCCTGATCCAGCCTGTTATTGCGGGATATTGATAACCTTTCTCCCTGCACCGGTCCACCGCTTCCCTGTCTTTTTTCGTGTAAAGGAAGAACTCTGATTGGCGAATGATTCCTCGAGGCCCGGAAAGCCTGTGCAGGAAATCGAACAGTGTGGCGATCTGCTCCGGCGTAAAAGGCGGTCTGGCCTGCTGCCCATCCCGAAACGTGGTATCCGTCATCAAGAAGTTTCTAGCCGGATCTATGGGCAAAATGGCAAAGTCAAAATCAACTTTGG
Proteins encoded in this window:
- a CDS encoding histone-lysine N-methyltransferase, encoding MASWDPKKGVLYHEFNKFNKERSLREVDQPNLLRNIFPYTEVPKVDFDFAILPIDPARNFLMTDTTFRDGQQARPPFTPEQIATLFDFLHRLSGPRGIIRQSEFFLYTKKDREAVDRCREKGYQYPAITGWIRAQKKDLANVRAMGIPETGILTSVSDYHIFLKMGLDRRKAMHKYLDMVHATLEKGIIPRCHFEDITRADIYGFCVPLAQKLMEIREESGVDIKIRLCDTMGFGVTYPGAALPRSVPKLIRAFIDDANVPEDLMEWHGHNDFHKGLTNAVNAWLYGCTSVNGTLLGIGERTGNTPLEALVIEYMSLRGQSDGMDTLAITQVAEYFERELGHHIPENYPLVGKAFNATSAGVHADGVLKNEEIYNVFDTTKILGRAPVVNITDKSGLAGIAHWINAKLDIVKDDRVDKSHPAISRIYDIITEQYDKGRVTSMSDKEMTALVKRYMPELFISDWDRMKLIAREMAFKIVERFTETREMKSNAPATMEKVMTDFLRKYPFIQYCYVADMDGKKVTANITDITDKAKYAEIIKEKEDFSDRPWFIKPVKDGKIHVVGPFTSRITGALCITVSAPLRDKKDKMIGVFGADIRLEELLKVETELMEEHGVEFTETDIRELTKKYRNE